The proteins below are encoded in one region of Streptomyces ficellus:
- a CDS encoding acetoin utilization protein AcuC produces the protein MSGRALLMWDDALTGYDFGAGHPMDPVRLALTMGLVRAYGLDRAVEVVAAKPAGDSTLRLVHREDYVAAVRAASADPGAADQAYGLGTLDDPAFAGMHEASALIAGQSVGAAEAVWRGEAAHAVNFAGGLHHAMPGSAAGFCIYNDASLAIARLLELGAERVAYVDVDVHHGDGVQAAFWDDPRVLTVSLHEHPRTLFPGTGWPEETGPSGAAEGGAVNVALPAGTGDAGWLRAFHSVVPELLADFRPQVLVTQHGADTHFEDPLAHLAVSLDAQRAVQVACHDLAHEYAEGRWVALGGGGYAVVDVVPRSWTHLVGVAAHAPVEPESVVPSSWRDEVYARTRQLGPGRMTDGLWPVAWRGWDEGYDPADRLDQAVLAARRAAFPLRGLLP, from the coding sequence ATGAGCGGCCGCGCACTGTTGATGTGGGATGACGCACTTACCGGGTACGACTTCGGGGCCGGGCACCCGATGGATCCGGTGCGGCTCGCGCTGACCATGGGGTTGGTGCGGGCGTACGGGCTGGACCGTGCGGTGGAGGTGGTGGCGGCCAAGCCGGCCGGGGACTCGACGCTGCGGCTCGTGCACCGTGAGGACTATGTGGCGGCCGTACGGGCGGCTTCCGCGGACCCGGGGGCGGCGGACCAGGCGTACGGCCTGGGGACGCTGGACGACCCGGCGTTCGCCGGGATGCACGAGGCGTCGGCGCTGATCGCGGGGCAGTCGGTGGGCGCGGCCGAGGCGGTGTGGCGGGGAGAGGCCGCGCACGCGGTGAACTTCGCGGGCGGACTGCACCACGCGATGCCGGGTTCGGCGGCCGGGTTCTGCATCTACAACGACGCCTCGCTGGCGATCGCGCGGCTGCTGGAGCTGGGCGCCGAGCGGGTGGCGTACGTGGACGTGGACGTGCACCACGGGGACGGCGTACAGGCGGCGTTCTGGGACGACCCGCGGGTGCTGACCGTGTCGCTGCACGAGCATCCGCGGACGTTGTTCCCGGGCACCGGGTGGCCGGAGGAGACGGGGCCGTCGGGGGCGGCCGAGGGCGGCGCGGTGAACGTGGCGCTGCCGGCCGGGACGGGCGACGCGGGCTGGCTGCGGGCGTTCCACTCGGTGGTGCCCGAACTGCTGGCGGACTTCCGGCCGCAGGTGCTGGTGACCCAGCACGGGGCGGACACGCACTTCGAGGACCCGCTGGCGCACCTGGCGGTGTCGCTGGACGCCCAGCGGGCGGTCCAGGTGGCGTGCCACGACCTGGCGCACGAGTACGCCGAGGGGCGGTGGGTGGCGCTCGGCGGGGGCGGGTACGCGGTCGTCGACGTCGTGCCGCGGTCGTGGACGCATCTGGTGGGCGTCGCGGCGCACGCTCCGGTGGAGCCGGAGTCGGTGGTCCCGTCGTCGTGGCGGGACGAGGTGTACGCGCGGACGCGGCAGCTCGGTCCGGGGCGGATGACCGACGGGCTGTGGCCGGTGGCGTGGCGGGGCTGGGACGAGGGGTACGACCCGGCGGACCGGCTGGACCAGGCGGTGCTGGCGGCGCGCCGGGCGGCGTTCCCGCTGCGGGGGCTGCTGCCGTAG
- a CDS encoding MFS transporter has protein sequence MTDARLRRGRGSLAVSFFVQGVTFALLVTRIPAVQNRYGISDALLPAFLAAVPVLAGAGSAGAGALVRRVAPSTLLRWAQPLVLLSLVAVGSGERLWHVAVALGVFGLAVGALDASMNMLGVSLQQAYGRSIMLGFHAAYSLGGIVGASLAWAAVHWQVPLGVSYLAAVGVMAPAAWVGSRWYVDGERRAGGPSGRRVGVLVPLCLVMTFAYIGDSTVSNWSAIYLTDVLAGSEELATVPYNAYMVTTLLGRAVGDAGVRRFGAVAVVRGGALLAAAGFAVVATAPGAWAGVAGFTVLGLGLSVLVPQTFAAARGDAEVARLNVFNYVGFLVGSPLVGALGEAWSYRGAMAVPLVLVLLTLRYARSFAVEPYRYGGGHERPRTVDVG, from the coding sequence ATGACGGATGCGCGGTTGCGGCGTGGGCGGGGCTCGCTGGCGGTCTCCTTCTTCGTGCAGGGGGTGACCTTCGCGCTGCTGGTGACGCGCATCCCCGCCGTGCAGAACCGGTACGGGATCTCCGACGCCCTGCTGCCGGCCTTCCTCGCGGCCGTCCCCGTCCTCGCCGGTGCCGGGAGCGCGGGCGCGGGGGCGCTCGTGCGGCGGGTGGCGCCGAGCACGCTGTTGCGCTGGGCCCAGCCGCTGGTGCTGCTGTCGCTCGTGGCCGTGGGGTCGGGCGAGCGACTGTGGCACGTGGCCGTGGCACTCGGGGTGTTCGGGCTGGCCGTCGGGGCGCTCGACGCGTCGATGAACATGCTTGGGGTGAGCCTCCAGCAGGCGTACGGGCGCAGCATCATGCTCGGTTTCCACGCCGCGTACAGCCTGGGCGGGATCGTGGGGGCGTCGCTGGCGTGGGCGGCTGTGCACTGGCAGGTGCCGCTGGGCGTCTCGTACCTGGCGGCCGTGGGGGTGATGGCGCCCGCCGCGTGGGTGGGGAGCCGGTGGTACGTGGACGGGGAGCGGCGGGCGGGTGGCCCGTCGGGGCGTCGGGTCGGGGTGCTGGTGCCGCTGTGCCTGGTGATGACGTTCGCGTACATCGGGGACTCGACGGTGTCGAACTGGAGCGCCATATACCTGACGGACGTGCTGGCCGGCTCGGAGGAGCTGGCGACCGTGCCGTACAACGCCTATATGGTCACGACCCTGTTGGGGCGGGCCGTGGGTGACGCCGGGGTGCGGCGGTTCGGGGCGGTGGCCGTGGTGCGGGGCGGGGCGCTGCTGGCGGCGGCCGGGTTCGCGGTGGTGGCCACGGCGCCGGGGGCGTGGGCCGGGGTGGCCGGGTTCACGGTGCTGGGCCTGGGGCTGAGCGTGCTGGTGCCGCAGACGTTCGCGGCGGCGCGCGGGGACGCGGAGGTGGCGCGGCTGAACGTCTTCAACTACGTGGGCTTCCTGGTCGGGTCGCCGTTGGTGGGGGCCCTGGGGGAGGCGTGGAGCTATCGGGGGGCCATGGCGGTGCCGCTGGTCCTGGTGCTGCTGACGCTGCGGTATGCCCGGTCGTTCGCCGTTGAACCGTACCGATACGGTGGCGGGCATGAGCGGCCGCGCACTGTTGATGTGGGATGA
- a CDS encoding HAD family hydrolase, translating to MRHELIIFDNDGVLVDSEPLSNRILAGYLTELGHPTSYEDSLRDYMGGAVHRVHDLILERTGRRLPEDFDDVFHERVFTAFRRELEPVAGVPEMLEKLAAEGVPYCVASSGSHERIRVGHWKTGLDRWFGEDTVFSAQDVGRGKPAPDLFLHAAERMGVTPERCVVVEDSPLGVQAALAAGMDVYGFTAMTPADRLDGANGYFDDMEQLLGLLA from the coding sequence ATGCGCCATGAACTGATCATCTTCGACAACGACGGCGTCCTCGTCGACAGCGAGCCCCTCTCCAACAGGATCCTCGCGGGCTATCTGACCGAGCTGGGGCACCCCACCTCGTACGAGGACTCCCTGCGGGACTACATGGGCGGAGCCGTGCACCGGGTGCACGACCTGATCCTGGAGCGGACCGGCCGGCGGTTGCCCGAGGACTTCGACGACGTCTTCCACGAGCGGGTGTTCACCGCCTTCAGGAGAGAACTCGAGCCCGTCGCCGGAGTACCGGAGATGCTGGAGAAACTCGCCGCCGAAGGGGTGCCGTACTGCGTCGCCTCGTCCGGGAGCCACGAACGGATCCGGGTGGGCCACTGGAAGACCGGGCTCGACCGGTGGTTCGGCGAGGACACGGTCTTCAGCGCTCAGGACGTGGGGCGGGGCAAGCCCGCGCCCGACCTGTTCCTGCACGCCGCCGAGCGGATGGGTGTGACGCCCGAGCGGTGCGTCGTCGTGGAGGACAGCCCGCTCGGGGTCCAGGCCGCTCTGGCGGCCGGGATGGATGTGTACGGGTTCACCGCCATGACACCGGCGGACCGACTGGACGGGGCGAACGGGTACTTCGACGACATGGAGCAGCTGCTCGGACTGCTCGCGTGA